The sequence TGCAAATACCCAGGCTGCACTGGTATTGTCAGAGCTCAGTGCACGAAGTGTGATGTCTACCTGTGCCTCACAACTGAGAATAACTGCTTCATCAATTTCCACAAGCAGTAAGGCAAAGACGGCCAAGACACTCAGATCATATCCAAACAATTACTCAAATGATATAGCACAAAAATTTGAATTAAACgatgaaaaatgtctttttaaatGGTTTTTACTTTCAAATGAGATGCATTCTTAACTGTTCAGGCTACTGGGGATTGTTGAGACTATAACAtgagtttttaaataaatgttgttacaattttaaacaaaactcTCTTGTTTTCATTACTTTCCACTATCGTACAGTGTTGCCGTATGGCAACGAATCCTAAAAACtactaaaaaaataatattttctgAAAATGTCTCTTGATTATGTTTACTTGGTCtattttaagacaaaaaaacacccaaaactttttttttttaacaactggGATCACAATGCGTACCATAGAGGGTTAAGAGCAatatgtttctttttatttattgagGTTAAGGTAGGAGAACATGTGAGGGCCTATATGTTTTATATTTCATGGTATTATTTTTAGGAGTTGTAAACTAAATGGTAGCTCAGTTAATTGACTGAATAAGAATGTATTAATGCAGTGGTCCACTGAACTCAAGATTATTCTTTATGAAGAAttggaaaatgtgtgttttatttggaAACAAGAGGGTTATGCTGTAACTAGCCTATATGTATTTTGGTTTCTGATATTATGGCTGTTGTACTGCTAACTGACAATTGAatatggaaaaacaaaatacagaaaagggataaaagagaaaaggagagagATATTTTGCAAATTGATAAATAAATTCTACTGAGCGAAGCTGCACTGAACAGAAGCGAACTGTCGCCTGTCTCattctttctcctgttttacagGAACCTTATCTGTGTACAGGTATTCTGTCTGGGACCTGTTACATAAACAAGGAGCAAGGCAAGACAATCTTCTGAGATAACACACTGATGATTGAACTTTTTTATTCATGGCAATGAATTTGGAGCAGCTGATGTCATTCTTTGAGATCTTTTTTGACTTGATCACGATTAGCCGCTTTGCGATGACGTCACCAGCCATGCGCATCAGCAGCTTTCCTCTTTCATGATCAAAATGTCCTTCTTCGTTTTTCTGCGGAGAAAACATGACATGATATGGTCTTGATTTAGTTTGTCAGCTGAGACTTAGTTCAACTTTGTGTCATTGTAAGTAAATAAAGAGCAAGGCAAGACATTCTTCTGAGATATCAGGCATCAAATTTGACAAATTTGTCATAGGGTGTGTGGGGGAGCTGGACATAAAGTGATAAAAGTGATAGATGTCATTTGTATTTAAAGATAGAGAAAATCATCACTTTGAAAGTGGGTCAAGAGGTTTCAAAATCAGCTACCcactgacaaaataaatgtccaGTCATCATCTCTCTCGCATTTTCAAAGGCTAAAAGAAGAATCACTAATAACCTCTTACTTGTTTTTATAGAAATAACTGGAAAGCTGGGAATCATTTAAATCAATTACCAAGCTTTAAATTGTTTCACCACCAGAGAACGACATAAGCGCTTTATTCTCTATAAAAATCAAATGGGATTGTGTTGAAGTAATGTGTGAATGCTGTGAGTGTGGAGCAGCTGTGTGTACTCACTGTCTCTCGACACAGAGAGCACACTCGTTGGCGTAAGTGTTTCCATCGCTGCCACACAGAGGGGCAAGATTCAAAGGGCATGCCAAAATCGCCTCTGTGTCAGGACACGAGGGCTGccaaaaaatataaaagttaGAATCTGACATTAAATTCTAATAGATTTTGACACGACTTTAAAGATCAGTAAACAAGAGAGATTATCTTTCTATTTGTTGTTCTGCACACGCACACAGCACAACACAAACATACTTTCCCATATATACCTGTGAACACAAAAGTTTCTAGTAATAAATCAATGTTACCTTTCTCATGAGTCCAGACTTGTCCGCAGcatctttaaaacaaacactttttaaaatgaAGAATAAAATAACCTCCCAGCTAATACAGACTAAATATAACAGGCTTACTGAAACAAATGACATGA is a genomic window of Odontesthes bonariensis isolate fOdoBon6 chromosome 4, fOdoBon6.hap1, whole genome shotgun sequence containing:
- the LOC142379397 gene encoding putative pancreatic secretory proteinase inhibitor — its product is MAGKAVFLGLLLIFVIADAADKSGLMRKPSCPDTEAILACPLNLAPLCGSDGNTYANECALCVERQKTKKDILIMKEESC